Proteins co-encoded in one Sporosarcina sp. FSL K6-1522 genomic window:
- a CDS encoding HAD family hydrolase, whose amino-acid sequence MNIPGRGIIKIENLLLDYNGTIACDGKVIPLVKEKIEAIDKKGIRVQLVTADTHGTARTQCANMPIEIQIFDNSNAAENKREIVEKLGAEQCICIGNGFNDGQMFEACSLSIIVIGEEGCSAKSLMKADIVCRSIEEAFDLILKPSRIIATLRG is encoded by the coding sequence ATGAATATACCAGGAAGAGGAATCATAAAAATTGAAAATCTGTTATTAGACTATAATGGAACGATAGCTTGTGATGGTAAAGTGATCCCTTTGGTGAAAGAGAAGATAGAGGCTATTGATAAAAAGGGAATAAGAGTACAGTTAGTAACTGCTGATACCCATGGTACTGCAAGAACCCAATGCGCTAATATGCCTATTGAAATACAGATATTTGATAACTCGAATGCTGCAGAAAATAAAAGAGAAATTGTAGAAAAACTTGGAGCGGAACAATGCATATGTATTGGAAATGGCTTTAATGATGGACAAATGTTTGAAGCTTGCAGCCTATCAATTATAGTGATTGGGGAAGAAGGATGTTCTGCAAAATCTTTAATGAAAGCTGACATTGTATGTAGGAGTATTGAAGAAGCTTTTGATTTGATATTGAAACCAAGTAGAATCATTGCAACTTTAAGAGGATAA
- a CDS encoding DUF6688 family protein, translating into MSYLVIVFLCWIPIYSFIRMIRSFFGEHETVHEDRLSKVSVFDAFIMTAILCVMMVGTYLNELSVVAGEPLRVFEMTGQVASNYASLSAIHVSTLFVFFILSYIAYWLLPAEGGKLSPVVYVVCSSLLVVNVVVAFVYITHTGFGNYGVDVAFLQIGYGSIIFLYIAKLNDSLKQFLAIQQERNIQYTNKFLKFLMQMSLKYQRIPMLVVFFVFPVMIVVQFILVLWGQRPDSLIQVFLDTSSYNYSKIPAPLPEMIEGDGHYLCTVSAMGHKRLVKPVRSGIRHGERIVVNRQLLIANAFENILEEHTPNLHKKIRRFYDTYGYPISKHIQTKVAADIVYLLMKPLEWLFLLVLYTVDTHPENRIHVQYSELRNAKKSCVSL; encoded by the coding sequence ATGAGTTATCTAGTCATCGTATTCCTATGTTGGATACCGATCTATTCATTTATAAGGATGATCCGAAGTTTTTTCGGAGAGCATGAAACGGTTCACGAAGATCGTTTATCGAAAGTAAGTGTATTCGATGCTTTTATCATGACGGCGATTTTATGTGTGATGATGGTAGGGACTTACTTGAATGAATTGAGTGTAGTTGCCGGGGAGCCACTACGTGTTTTCGAGATGACAGGGCAGGTGGCGTCTAATTATGCCTCACTCTCTGCTATCCATGTATCTACATTGTTTGTCTTTTTCATATTGAGTTATATAGCTTATTGGTTGCTGCCAGCTGAGGGAGGCAAACTGTCTCCTGTCGTATACGTCGTCTGTAGTTCGTTATTGGTTGTGAATGTAGTAGTGGCCTTTGTTTATATCACGCACACGGGCTTTGGGAATTATGGGGTTGACGTTGCTTTTTTGCAAATAGGGTATGGCTCGATCATTTTTTTGTATATTGCTAAGCTCAATGATTCGTTGAAACAATTTTTGGCCATTCAACAGGAACGAAATATCCAGTATACAAATAAGTTTTTAAAGTTTCTAATGCAAATGTCTTTGAAGTATCAGCGGATTCCGATGTTAGTCGTGTTTTTTGTGTTTCCAGTTATGATTGTTGTTCAATTCATTTTAGTATTGTGGGGACAACGACCAGATAGCTTGATACAGGTTTTTCTAGATACGAGTAGTTATAATTACTCGAAAATCCCTGCGCCCCTTCCGGAAATGATTGAAGGTGATGGGCATTATCTATGTACAGTTTCTGCTATGGGTCATAAACGATTGGTAAAACCTGTACGTTCCGGCATACGCCATGGCGAACGGATTGTGGTGAATCGCCAATTGTTGATTGCGAATGCGTTTGAAAATATACTTGAGGAACATACGCCTAACCTCCATAAGAAAATTCGTCGTTTCTATGATACGTATGGCTATCCAATCAGCAAACACATTCAAACAAAGGTAGCTGCAGATATTGTCTATCTTTTGATGAAGCCTTTGGAGTGGCTATTCTTATTGGTGCTATACACGGTCGATACACATCCTGAAAATCGGATACATGTGCAGTATAGTGAATTGAGAAACGCGAAAAAATCATGCGTGTCATTATAA
- a CDS encoding VWA domain-containing protein — MFVQKRIRLISLLLFSCITLAACSSQAKPDTTAAEETEEKAKVKEQEKTTTATDDIPVASLELEGMIAQQPGKLVEQHMAPEIEVAETKNFWTYQNFYEGTFEPIMQEELPAYFQGNKNLDADQIYNYLVYQLGSGQYQSDYDQLVSYDHGYEMPELPDGKDEIEVAKARKTNVVILMDASGSMKAEVAGGVKMTLAKEAIEQFTSELEEGMNVSLLAYGHKGRGIDAEKELSCSSIDAVYPLGEYNEAAFHEAMDSFQASGWTPLAGAMEKAQELLAPYGNDGYRNVVYIVSDGIETCGGDPIAAAKKLHEGNIEAKVNIIGFDVDDEGQNQLREAAEAGGGKYATVRDQAGFEDVLLKKWKPSFMQVWSQQGVSLRNLVDQMEELQEIYGRLSNVSDREAGRIYSAARFLRGEKLISDEDAQIVIDRVEEMKQLRGNHFKELYDDKSAEAKQARDDIDVAVQAWKDKWYEELEKE, encoded by the coding sequence TTGTTTGTACAGAAGAGAATACGACTGATATCTCTACTGCTGTTTAGTTGCATCACCCTAGCAGCCTGCTCAAGCCAAGCCAAACCAGATACCACAGCCGCAGAAGAAACAGAAGAAAAGGCAAAGGTGAAAGAGCAAGAAAAAACAACCACCGCAACCGATGACATTCCCGTTGCATCGCTAGAACTAGAGGGAATGATTGCCCAGCAGCCAGGAAAATTGGTAGAGCAGCATATGGCACCTGAAATCGAAGTAGCAGAGACGAAGAATTTTTGGACGTATCAAAATTTCTACGAAGGTACATTTGAACCGATTATGCAAGAGGAACTACCGGCATATTTCCAAGGAAATAAAAATCTAGACGCTGATCAAATATATAACTATCTGGTGTATCAGCTCGGTTCGGGGCAATATCAATCCGACTATGACCAACTCGTTTCGTATGATCATGGCTATGAAATGCCTGAGTTGCCGGATGGGAAGGATGAAATTGAAGTTGCGAAGGCACGGAAAACCAATGTTGTTATTTTGATGGATGCAAGTGGCAGTATGAAGGCCGAAGTGGCGGGCGGTGTGAAAATGACGCTGGCTAAAGAGGCGATTGAGCAGTTTACGAGCGAGTTGGAAGAGGGGATGAATGTTTCCCTTCTTGCGTATGGGCATAAGGGGAGGGGCATTGATGCTGAGAAAGAACTTTCATGTAGCTCAATCGATGCTGTATATCCGCTGGGAGAGTACAATGAAGCTGCTTTCCATGAGGCGATGGATTCGTTCCAGGCGAGCGGATGGACCCCGCTTGCGGGGGCGATGGAGAAAGCGCAGGAATTACTTGCTCCTTATGGAAATGATGGCTACCGGAACGTTGTGTATATTGTGAGTGATGGGATTGAAACGTGTGGAGGAGATCCGATTGCAGCGGCTAAAAAGCTTCATGAAGGAAATATAGAGGCCAAGGTGAATATTATCGGCTTTGATGTAGATGATGAAGGTCAAAACCAGTTAAGAGAGGCGGCGGAAGCAGGAGGCGGTAAGTATGCGACTGTGCGAGATCAAGCGGGATTCGAGGATGTCCTGTTAAAGAAGTGGAAGCCGAGCTTTATGCAAGTGTGGAGCCAGCAAGGGGTATCGTTAAGAAATTTGGTCGATCAAATGGAGGAGCTCCAAGAGATTTACGGTCGTCTTTCGAATGTTTCGGACCGAGAAGCGGGTCGAATCTATTCGGCAGCACGTTTTCTCAGAGGGGAAAAGCTGATTAGCGATGAGGATGCACAAATTGTCATCGACCGTGTCGAGGAAATGAAGCAACTGAGAGGGAATCATTTCAAAGAGCTCTACGACGATAAAAGTGCAGAAGCGAAACAGGCAAGGGATGACATTGACGTTGCGGTTCAAGCTTGGAAAGATAAGTGGTATGAGGAATTAGAGAAAGAGTAA
- a CDS encoding DEAD/DEAH box helicase, with the protein MEGFIRNLTSSLHEGFIDKNQSHSGSFKPELLINNVKKNNNVLNTLQEELGSSEDFLFSVAFITESGLATLKSLFWDLKERGVTGRILTSTYLYFNQPKLFKELMKLTNVEVRITSLKGFHSKGYIFKQQTHYSLIVGSSNLTEYALKVNYEWNVKLTSHENGDIVHHFKQQFEDVWAEAEALSEQWIVNYEVEYDKHADKRLAGQVIEMPANYNANAIEEALKIVPNNMQTAALLQIQAVRDEGKDKGLVISATGTGKTYLSAFDVRNFAPKRMLFIVHREQILNKAKEDFQKILGGISEDFGMYVGTSKQVDKKYLFASIQTLSKPENLSQFDPADFDYILIDEVHKAGAASYRRVINYFQPKFLMGMTATPERTDDFNIYELFDYNIAYEIRLQEALEEDMLCPFHYFGVTDFERDGEEIDDATLLSQLVTEERVEHILEKVNYYGFSGESVKGLMFCSRKEEAVKLSDALNAKGLRTVALLGDHSPEERERQINRLETGFLDYILTVDIFNEGIDIPCINQVVMLRQTQSSIIFIQQLGRGLRKHDSKSYVTIIDFIGNYKNNYLIPVALSGDQSLNKDNIRRHMKDTSYIKGVSTINFEEIAKKKIFSAINQSNLTALKILRDAYTDLKNKIGRVPYLYDFVANRSIDPVVIADKYVNYYQFLLKMKEEVPALTFYEDKVLTMLSAEVLNGKRKHEIILIEMLLKESVVSHGYYLEQLVANDCRTDDETLNSVNRILDLSFFTQANKKKYGEQPIVELHESGQYQFNASIQESLVQNPNFTKLIIDVIDSAKEKAKKYQCDQPLTLYEKYSRKDACKLLNWDNDESSTMYGYKPKHGTCPIFVTYHKNDEVESSVDYGDEFLNPELFKWYTRSNRTLQSQEVQRVIQATENNMDIHIFVKKDDDEGTDFYYLGRGVPDKSSVEEDRMTDKKGKELPVVHMNMVMEQGVEGKLYRYLMEE; encoded by the coding sequence ATGGAAGGCTTTATTCGTAATTTAACATCATCATTACATGAAGGGTTTATCGATAAAAATCAAAGTCATTCTGGCAGCTTTAAGCCGGAATTATTGATCAATAATGTAAAGAAAAATAATAACGTATTGAACACATTGCAGGAGGAACTTGGAAGTAGCGAGGACTTCCTTTTTTCCGTTGCTTTTATAACTGAGAGTGGACTTGCTACGCTGAAATCCTTATTTTGGGACCTTAAAGAAAGAGGCGTTACGGGGCGAATATTAACGTCTACATATTTATATTTTAATCAACCAAAGTTATTTAAAGAACTGATGAAATTAACGAATGTAGAAGTACGCATAACGAGTTTAAAAGGTTTTCATTCCAAAGGCTATATATTTAAACAGCAAACGCATTATTCCCTCATAGTAGGGAGCTCAAATTTAACTGAGTATGCGTTAAAAGTGAATTATGAGTGGAATGTGAAATTGACTTCGCATGAAAATGGCGATATCGTTCATCACTTTAAACAGCAGTTTGAAGACGTATGGGCCGAGGCGGAAGCACTCTCTGAACAATGGATAGTGAATTATGAAGTGGAGTACGACAAGCATGCGGACAAAAGGTTGGCAGGACAAGTCATTGAAATGCCCGCCAATTATAATGCTAATGCAATTGAAGAAGCATTGAAAATTGTCCCCAATAATATGCAAACAGCAGCTTTATTACAAATTCAGGCGGTTCGAGATGAAGGGAAAGACAAAGGACTCGTTATTTCTGCAACAGGTACCGGGAAAACGTATTTGTCTGCATTTGATGTGCGAAACTTCGCACCTAAACGCATGCTATTCATTGTCCATCGGGAGCAAATATTAAATAAAGCAAAAGAGGACTTTCAAAAAATTCTTGGTGGCATTAGTGAGGATTTTGGCATGTATGTAGGTACGAGTAAGCAGGTGGATAAGAAGTATTTATTTGCGAGTATTCAAACGCTGTCGAAACCAGAGAACTTAAGCCAATTCGATCCGGCAGACTTTGATTATATATTAATAGATGAAGTTCATAAGGCGGGTGCAGCTTCTTATCGCAGAGTTATTAATTATTTTCAGCCGAAGTTTTTAATGGGAATGACAGCTACGCCTGAACGTACGGATGACTTTAATATTTATGAGCTCTTCGATTACAACATCGCATATGAAATCCGTTTACAAGAGGCGCTTGAAGAGGATATGCTTTGTCCATTCCATTACTTTGGTGTGACTGATTTTGAACGAGATGGCGAAGAAATTGATGATGCGACATTGTTATCACAGCTTGTGACGGAGGAACGGGTCGAGCACATACTTGAAAAAGTGAATTATTATGGTTTTTCTGGTGAAAGTGTAAAGGGATTAATGTTCTGTAGCCGAAAAGAAGAGGCTGTGAAATTGTCTGATGCATTAAATGCAAAAGGGCTGCGAACCGTTGCTTTACTTGGTGATCATTCACCAGAGGAGCGAGAGCGTCAAATAAATCGACTAGAAACGGGTTTTCTCGATTATATTTTAACTGTGGATATTTTTAATGAAGGAATCGATATTCCGTGTATCAATCAAGTCGTCATGCTAAGACAAACGCAGTCGAGCATTATCTTTATTCAACAGCTGGGAAGAGGACTGCGGAAGCATGATTCGAAAAGCTATGTCACGATTATCGACTTCATCGGCAACTATAAAAATAACTATCTCATTCCTGTAGCGTTGTCAGGTGACCAGTCTTTAAATAAAGATAATATCCGCCGACATATGAAGGATACGAGTTATATCAAGGGCGTTTCGACGATTAACTTCGAGGAAATCGCTAAGAAAAAAATCTTTAGTGCCATCAATCAAAGCAATTTAACAGCATTGAAGATTTTGAGGGACGCTTATACCGATCTGAAAAACAAAATTGGCAGAGTTCCATACTTATATGACTTTGTCGCAAATCGCTCGATAGACCCTGTTGTCATTGCTGATAAGTATGTGAACTACTACCAGTTTCTATTGAAAATGAAAGAAGAAGTCCCGGCACTTACTTTCTACGAGGACAAAGTACTCACAATGCTTTCAGCTGAAGTACTGAACGGGAAAAGAAAGCATGAAATTATTTTGATCGAGATGTTATTGAAGGAAAGCGTAGTTTCACATGGCTATTATTTGGAACAGCTAGTAGCTAACGATTGTCGGACGGACGATGAAACACTCAACTCCGTAAATCGTATTTTGGATCTGTCATTTTTTACGCAAGCTAATAAAAAGAAGTACGGTGAACAGCCAATTGTAGAATTACATGAATCTGGACAGTATCAATTCAATGCATCGATTCAAGAAAGTTTGGTGCAGAATCCAAACTTCACAAAACTAATTATAGATGTCATCGACAGTGCAAAAGAGAAGGCGAAAAAGTATCAATGCGATCAGCCGCTTACATTGTACGAAAAGTATTCAAGAAAAGATGCATGCAAACTGTTGAATTGGGATAATGACGAAAGTTCGACCATGTACGGGTACAAGCCTAAGCACGGCACATGCCCAATTTTTGTAACCTATCATAAAAATGATGAAGTCGAATCCAGTGTCGACTACGGCGACGAATTCTTAAACCCGGAGCTTTTTAAATGGTACACAAGAAGTAACAGAACGTTGCAATCTCAAGAAGTGCAAAGAGTTATTCAAGCGACTGAGAATAATATGGATATTCACATCTTCGTGAAAAAGGATGACGACGAAGGAACTGATTTTTATTATCTGGGTAGAGGGGTTCCGGATAAGTCCAGTGTTGAAGAAGATCGAATGACTGATAAGAAAGGGAAGGAACTTCCGGTGGTGCATATGAACATGGTGATGGAGCAGGGAGTGGAAGGGAAGCTTTATCGGTACTTGATGGAGGAGTAA
- the mutT gene encoding 8-oxo-dGTP diphosphatase MutT has protein sequence MKKSVHVVGAIIENEQKEILCALRGPDMTLPNLWEFPGGKIEVGETKEEALKREIQEELGCTIEVFDHVEDTTYEYEKVIVRLETFMAKIVSGTPVISEHAEIRWVSREELPSLNWAPADIPAIEELANTNLEK, from the coding sequence ATTAAAAAATCCGTACATGTTGTAGGTGCAATTATTGAAAATGAACAGAAGGAAATACTTTGTGCGCTACGAGGACCAGATATGACATTGCCGAATTTATGGGAGTTTCCAGGCGGTAAGATTGAAGTAGGGGAAACGAAAGAAGAGGCATTGAAACGAGAAATCCAAGAAGAATTAGGTTGTACGATTGAAGTTTTTGATCATGTCGAGGATACGACATATGAATATGAAAAAGTCATCGTGAGATTAGAGACATTTATGGCGAAGATCGTATCAGGAACGCCTGTCATTTCAGAACATGCGGAAATAAGATGGGTTTCGAGAGAAGAGTTACCGTCACTTAACTGGGCACCCGCAGATATTCCTGCGATTGAAGAGTTAGCAAATACAAACCTAGAAAAATAA
- the dapA gene encoding 4-hydroxy-tetrahydrodipicolinate synthase, giving the protein MNYKGIMTALVTPLTENRLVDKTGFAALIQDQLKNNVHSLLVLGGTGEYTALNDEQRKIAIDIAVEEAAGRVPVVVGLLSPGLGDNIELGKYAKQAGADSVMVVTPFYVSPTKDGFLRYYEALDEALDMPIILYNIPYKTGVNMTNDVVKTVVEKIPNVVAMKVCTDNIGDVIELIQSVGDKIAVLCGEDYRAVSSFIAGVPGAITASSNLIPDVWVKVYDLVQEKKYEEAVALHAKFFPLMKALYREGNPGPLKAALNMIGLPVGSVSVPLVDPSLEVVVELKNTLDELIVPVR; this is encoded by the coding sequence ATGAATTATAAAGGAATTATGACCGCATTGGTGACCCCATTAACTGAAAACAGATTAGTAGATAAAACAGGTTTTGCAGCATTAATTCAAGACCAACTAAAAAACAATGTGCACTCACTTCTAGTTTTAGGAGGGACGGGTGAATATACAGCATTAAATGATGAACAGCGAAAAATTGCGATTGATATTGCTGTGGAAGAAGCGGCAGGGAGAGTGCCTGTTGTCGTTGGTCTATTATCCCCAGGGCTAGGTGACAATATTGAATTAGGGAAGTATGCAAAACAAGCTGGCGCAGATTCTGTGATGGTTGTTACACCGTTTTACGTCAGCCCGACGAAAGATGGTTTTCTGCGATACTATGAAGCGCTTGATGAAGCATTGGACATGCCGATTATTCTGTATAACATCCCTTACAAAACAGGTGTGAACATGACAAATGATGTCGTGAAAACAGTTGTTGAAAAAATCCCTAACGTCGTGGCCATGAAAGTATGTACGGATAATATTGGTGATGTGATTGAATTGATTCAATCTGTAGGAGACAAAATAGCGGTTCTATGCGGCGAAGACTATCGTGCAGTGTCATCATTCATTGCGGGGGTGCCCGGTGCAATTACAGCTAGTTCTAACCTAATCCCAGATGTCTGGGTAAAAGTCTATGATTTAGTTCAAGAAAAAAAATACGAGGAAGCTGTTGCGCTCCATGCAAAATTCTTCCCGCTCATGAAAGCACTTTACCGTGAAGGAAACCCTGGACCACTAAAAGCGGCGTTAAACATGATCGGTTTGCCAGTAGGCTCGGTTTCTGTCCCATTAGTAGACCCTTCACTTGAAGTAGTTGTCGAATTGAAAAATACACTAGACGAACTCATTGTGCCTGTTCGATAA
- a CDS encoding hydroxyacid dehydrogenase: MNKTVLLIEPTIRPIGVNNLRNHFNVVVASDGSEETIINMINTHKASAVIVRTEEITKRVLESCPTLEVVGMHGVGLDHIDVRSATENGVMVLNAPSSNYTSVAEHAMLSILALSRNLLVSDSKVRSNEWRYREIYFPMEINAKTLLIVGMGKVGQDLAKKAKAFNMSVLGFDPFVSESEMKLHGVVKIEDLNGCLSQCDFISLHAPLTKGTHHSFSYDQFEAMKETAFIINLGRGPLINEEALFVALNQKKIAGAALDVLEQEPPSPQNPLFKLENVIFTPHFGGDTLEAKDRCSESITQEVGNAIQGRISRNLVNHHVIGNARALNKKSQLEGVN; this comes from the coding sequence GTGAACAAAACAGTGTTGTTAATTGAACCGACAATTCGTCCAATCGGCGTAAATAATCTGCGCAATCATTTTAATGTTGTTGTTGCGTCAGATGGTTCAGAAGAGACAATCATTAACATGATCAATACGCATAAAGCTTCAGCCGTTATTGTAAGAACAGAAGAAATCACAAAAAGGGTATTGGAATCTTGCCCAACATTAGAAGTCGTTGGCATGCACGGTGTTGGCCTAGATCATATCGATGTTCGAAGCGCAACAGAAAATGGGGTCATGGTATTGAATGCACCATCCAGTAATTACACTTCAGTCGCTGAACATGCGATGTTATCAATCCTTGCGTTAAGCAGAAATTTACTCGTGAGTGATTCTAAGGTTCGGAGTAACGAGTGGCGTTATCGAGAAATTTACTTTCCAATGGAAATCAATGCGAAAACCTTGTTAATTGTCGGGATGGGGAAAGTAGGACAGGATTTAGCGAAGAAAGCGAAAGCGTTTAATATGAGTGTGCTAGGCTTTGACCCTTTTGTTTCAGAGTCGGAGATGAAGTTACATGGAGTGGTCAAAATAGAGGATCTAAATGGATGTCTCTCACAGTGTGATTTTATTTCATTGCATGCGCCTCTGACAAAGGGAACACATCATTCGTTCTCCTACGATCAATTCGAAGCAATGAAGGAAACGGCATTTATTATTAACCTTGGTAGGGGCCCATTAATCAATGAAGAAGCGCTATTCGTAGCCTTGAATCAAAAGAAAATAGCGGGGGCTGCTTTAGACGTTCTAGAACAAGAGCCACCAAGTCCTCAAAATCCGCTATTCAAATTGGAAAATGTAATTTTCACACCTCATTTTGGTGGCGATACATTGGAAGCAAAAGACCGATGCTCAGAGTCCATAACGCAAGAAGTTGGAAACGCTATTCAGGGGAGGATATCCCGTAATCTAGTGAATCATCATGTAATCGGAAATGCACGCGCATTAAATAAAAAATCCCAATTAGAAGGAGTTAATTAA
- a CDS encoding amino acid ABC transporter ATP-binding protein, giving the protein MITVKNLTKSFGELEVLKGISTTIEPKEVVCIIGSSGSGKSTFLRCLNLLEEPTSGDIVIEGNNIVDKGSDINKLRQKMGMVFQQFNLFPQKTVIDNITLAPMKLKKKTKQDAEVQAMELLDKVGLAEKAKVHPANLSGGQQQRVAIARALAMEPHVMLFDEPTSALDPEMVGEVLRVMKQLANEGMTMVIVTHEMGFAREVADRVIYIDGGVIVEEGKPEDIFTKPTHERTKSFLSKVL; this is encoded by the coding sequence ATGATTACAGTGAAGAACCTGACAAAGTCCTTCGGAGAATTAGAGGTACTAAAAGGAATTAGCACGACAATTGAACCCAAAGAAGTTGTCTGTATCATTGGTTCCTCTGGTTCTGGAAAGAGTACATTCTTGCGATGCCTCAATTTATTAGAAGAACCGACGTCCGGTGATATTGTCATTGAGGGAAATAATATCGTTGATAAAGGCTCAGATATTAATAAACTTCGGCAGAAAATGGGTATGGTCTTTCAGCAATTCAATCTTTTTCCGCAAAAAACGGTTATTGATAACATTACGCTAGCACCAATGAAGTTAAAAAAGAAAACGAAACAGGATGCCGAAGTACAAGCGATGGAATTGTTGGACAAGGTTGGCTTGGCTGAAAAAGCAAAGGTACATCCAGCAAATTTATCTGGAGGTCAACAGCAGAGGGTCGCCATTGCAAGAGCGTTAGCGATGGAGCCACATGTCATGTTATTCGACGAACCAACTTCCGCGCTCGATCCTGAAATGGTTGGAGAAGTGTTAAGGGTTATGAAGCAACTGGCTAATGAAGGAATGACAATGGTCATCGTTACACATGAGATGGGCTTTGCACGTGAGGTCGCAGACCGTGTCATTTATATCGATGGAGGCGTTATTGTTGAGGAAGGAAAGCCAGAAGATATCTTTACAAAGCCAACGCATGAGCGAACAAAATCTTTTTTGTCAAAAGTATTATAA
- a CDS encoding amino acid ABC transporter permease, producing the protein METIQVIKDAMPYLLQGLYMTVCISVISILISLVIGLVACFMRMSKYAILRYPAAIYVNIIRGTPILIQILFIYFGVPTVLDISLSAFTAGLIAISLNIGAYMTEILRGGIESIGKGQMEAGRSLGFSYAQTMRLIILPQAVRRMIPSFVNQLTHAIKDTSMLSVIGIAELTMVGQSIYAMNFRSFEILSVVAVFYFITIYSVSLISTRMERRFVIT; encoded by the coding sequence TTGGAGACGATTCAAGTTATAAAAGATGCCATGCCTTATCTTTTACAAGGCTTATATATGACCGTGTGTATTTCTGTAATCTCGATACTGATCTCACTTGTCATCGGTTTGGTAGCATGTTTTATGCGCATGTCAAAGTACGCGATTTTAAGATATCCAGCAGCAATTTACGTCAATATTATTCGGGGAACACCAATACTGATTCAGATTTTATTCATCTACTTCGGTGTACCGACGGTTTTAGATATAAGTCTTTCTGCCTTTACTGCAGGACTAATCGCTATTAGTTTGAATATAGGGGCGTATATGACCGAAATTCTACGCGGTGGCATTGAATCGATTGGCAAAGGACAAATGGAAGCAGGACGATCACTTGGTTTTTCGTATGCCCAAACGATGCGTTTAATCATTTTGCCACAAGCAGTGCGTCGAATGATTCCTTCGTTTGTTAACCAGTTGACGCATGCTATTAAAGACACTTCAATGCTGTCTGTTATTGGAATTGCGGAATTGACGATGGTAGGGCAATCGATTTATGCTATGAATTTTAGATCATTTGAAATCTTGTCGGTGGTTGCAGTATTCTACTTCATTACCATCTACTCAGTTTCGCTAATTTCTACTCGAATGGAACGGAGGTTTGTCATTACATGA
- a CDS encoding transporter substrate-binding domain-containing protein, producing MFTFKKVLMAFGMMGLLTIFLMGCGDSEKDATATTKASVAALNNYPPLIFKKDGELTGFEYDILKAISGEEDLALEFKEMKFDGFIPGLQSNQVDIASSLVIRDERREVVDFTDIFLTSGLVVVVANDSSIQSLDDLTGKTIVATQGSTTYEKAQELAEQYGGTAKPLKETDALYLDVENGSADALVLNSPTVDYRLSVDGDNVKFRIVGDYLTEDEHAFAVKKGNEELLKKLNTGLAEIRENGEYDKIHLQWFGE from the coding sequence ATGTTTACATTTAAGAAAGTGCTAATGGCGTTTGGGATGATGGGGCTTCTGACAATTTTTCTTATGGGGTGTGGCGATAGTGAAAAAGATGCTACAGCGACAACTAAAGCAAGCGTTGCAGCATTAAATAACTACCCACCATTAATTTTTAAAAAAGACGGGGAACTTACAGGTTTTGAGTATGATATATTGAAAGCGATTTCAGGGGAAGAAGACTTAGCGCTAGAATTTAAGGAAATGAAATTTGATGGGTTTATTCCTGGCTTGCAGTCCAATCAGGTAGATATAGCATCTTCGCTAGTCATTCGTGATGAGCGTCGGGAAGTAGTGGACTTCACAGATATATTTTTGACTTCTGGACTTGTTGTCGTTGTTGCGAATGATAGTTCAATTCAATCACTAGATGATTTAACGGGGAAAACAATTGTTGCTACGCAAGGTTCGACAACTTATGAAAAGGCACAAGAACTGGCTGAGCAATATGGTGGAACAGCAAAGCCTTTGAAAGAAACGGATGCATTGTACTTAGATGTGGAGAATGGAAGTGCGGATGCCTTGGTACTTAATTCACCAACTGTTGATTATCGATTATCCGTTGATGGAGATAATGTGAAATTCCGAATTGTTGGGGACTATTTGACGGAAGATGAACATGCTTTCGCTGTTAAAAAGGGCAATGAAGAACTACTAAAGAAACTAAATACAGGTTTGGCAGAGATTCGTGAAAACGGAGAATACGATAAAATCCATTTACAGTGGTTTGGTGAATAA